A single region of the Scyliorhinus canicula unplaced genomic scaffold, sScyCan1.1, whole genome shotgun sequence genome encodes:
- the LOC119960917 gene encoding zinc finger protein 2 homolog gives MEIKSTVHSEEKPWTCEDCGKGFIYPSTLETHRRTHTGEKPFTCSTCGKGFTQSSDLLRHQRVHSGERPFTCSVCGKGFTQSSNLLAHHQRVHTGERHFKCPDCGNGYVNFQELVYHQRVHTDERPFRCSHCGTGFKRSAALTIHQRTHTGERPFTCSECGKGFNQSSSLRTHQRHHANERPFICSECGKGFIDSPSLVTHQRVHTVERPFKCPDCGKCYKSSGVLMHHQRGHTDERPFRCSHCGTGFRRLFELVLHQRTHTGERPFTCSECGKGFSQSSNLLRHQRGHK, from the coding sequence ATGGAAATAAAAAGCAcagttcacagtgaggagaaaccaTGGACATGTgaagactgtgggaagggattcatttacCCATCTacactggaaactcatcgacggactcacactggggagaagccattcacctgctccacatgtgggaagggattcactcagtcatctgatctgctgagacaccagcgagttcacagtggggagaggccgttcacctgctctgtgtgtgggaagggattcactcaatcatccaacCTCCTGGCAcatcatcagcgagttcacactggtgagagacattttaaatgcccagactgcgGAAATGGCTATGTAAATTTCCAGGAACTGGTAtaccaccagcgtgttcacactgacgagagaccattcaggtgctctcactgcgggactgggttcaagaGATCAGCTGCACTCACTATACACCAGCGcactcatactggggagaggccgttcacctgctccgagtgtgggaaaggGTTTAATCAGTCTTCTTCACTCCGAACACACCAGCGGCATCACGCCAATgaaaggccgttcatctgctctgagtgtggCAAGGGATTTATAGATTCACCCAGCCtggtgacacaccagcgagttcacactgtggAGAGACCATTTAAGTGCCCAGAttgtgggaagtgctataaaagttctggggttctgatgcaccatcaacgtggtcacactgatgagagaccattcCGATGCTCTCACTGTGGAACGGGATTCAGGCGATTATTTGAGCTTGTTCTgcaccagcgcactcacactggggagaggccattcacctgctcagagtgtgggaagggattcagtcagtcatccaatctactgagacaccagcgaggtcACAAGTAA